One Clostridia bacterium DNA window includes the following coding sequences:
- a CDS encoding exonuclease SbcCD subunit D → MRVIHTSDWHLGRIFHRVHLTDDQSYVLDQFVDLVRDERPDAVIIAGDIYDRSVPPVEAVQLLDETLSRLTLGLKVPTLMIAGNHDSPHRLNFGTRLLARQGLHVVGLPSAEASFASCTVELRDSDGPVRFVLMPYAEPAVIRDRLGVADAVDHESAMRALVCAAMGGSEEGAEPCSTGGVRTVAIAHAFIAGGSVSESERPLSVGGTGAVSLSHFSRFNYTALGHLHRPQTLGGGRARYAGSLMKYSFDEADQRKSVTIVDLSSEGLPIVREVALTPRRDVRRVRGMFDDILRGPTGGESREDYISVTLLDTGQVHEPMARLREVYPSILEIGREEFGVQQGVSGIGLRHKEMTELELFAAFFEETTGTPLTEEQERAFITVLEAAEARREVALA, encoded by the coding sequence ATGAGAGTGATCCACACCTCCGACTGGCATCTCGGACGTATATTCCACCGCGTTCATCTCACTGATGACCAGTCCTACGTCTTGGATCAGTTTGTGGATCTGGTTCGCGATGAACGGCCTGACGCCGTGATCATTGCAGGCGACATATACGATAGATCTGTTCCTCCAGTGGAGGCCGTGCAACTACTGGACGAGACTCTGAGCAGACTGACGCTAGGCCTGAAGGTTCCCACACTCATGATCGCTGGGAATCACGACTCTCCGCACAGGCTCAACTTCGGAACACGCCTCCTAGCCAGGCAGGGCCTTCATGTTGTGGGCCTCCCTTCGGCGGAGGCCTCCTTCGCATCCTGCACTGTTGAACTCCGGGATTCGGATGGGCCAGTCAGATTCGTCCTAATGCCGTATGCGGAGCCCGCGGTGATTAGGGACAGGCTGGGAGTTGCCGATGCAGTGGATCACGAGTCGGCCATGCGCGCTCTTGTGTGTGCGGCGATGGGGGGCTCTGAGGAAGGTGCTGAACCGTGTTCTACAGGGGGCGTTCGCACAGTGGCCATTGCTCACGCATTCATCGCTGGAGGGTCTGTGTCCGAATCCGAGAGGCCTCTATCTGTGGGAGGGACGGGCGCCGTCAGTCTGTCTCACTTCTCCAGGTTCAACTACACGGCCCTGGGTCACCTACATCGTCCTCAGACCCTAGGCGGGGGGAGGGCAAGGTATGCTGGGTCGCTCATGAAATACTCGTTCGATGAGGCTGATCAGCGCAAGTCAGTCACGATTGTGGACCTTTCGAGCGAAGGGCTGCCCATTGTTAGAGAGGTTGCACTCACTCCGCGCCGGGACGTAAGGCGAGTAAGAGGAATGTTCGACGACATTCTGCGCGGTCCGACAGGCGGAGAGAGCAGGGAGGATTACATATCGGTCACGCTTTTGGATACCGGGCAAGTTCACGAGCCCATGGCGAGGCTCCGCGAGGTCTACCCGAGCATACTCGAGATCGGCCGGGAGGAATTCGGAGTCCAGCAAGGGGTGAGCGGCATCGGGCTCAGGCACAAGGAAATGACCGAGCTTGAGCTGTTCGCGGCATTCTTCGAAGAGACCACCGGCACTCCTCTCACTGAGGAACAGGAGAGGGCCTTCATCACGGTGCTGGAGGCCGCGGAGGCGCGGAGGGAGGTGGCCTTAGCGTGA